Part of the Candidatus Cloacimonadota bacterium genome, CACATTGCTTACCACGGGTGCGGCGGCAATGGCATATCCTGCCAATGCGATCAGGCTCAGGGTGATTAATAGTTGTTTCATCTTGTCCTCCCTTACTTCATCAGCACTATTTTTTGAGTTGAGCTGTGTTTACCGGCGGTCATGACCACATGATATACTCCACTCGAGAGCGTGTTTCCATGTGTATCCTTCCCTTCGAACTGCACAGAATAAATCCCTGCTGTGTTATGTGACCGGCTAATAGTTTGCACTATCTGACCACGGGTATTGTAGATGCTGAGAGTCACAGCTTCCGGGGTCTTGATCTGATAGCTGATCGTGGTGCTGGGATTGAAGGGATTGGGGTAGATTGCCCTCAGTCCGGTTTCCAAGGGTATTCCGGGAATGTCAGGATTGCCACCATCCAGATTGACCAGAATGGAGGCGGGACCATGGAAGCTTCCGTGGCCATCCATCTCCATGCTGTAAAGCCAATAGTAATACTGCCCGCTTTGATAGATTTCACTATCGAGGAAAGAATAGCTTTGCTGGCTGGAAGTATTGGTGGGTTGGATCAGACCGGATACAATACTGGCAGAACTTAAATCAGCGGCTGTGCAGCGATATACGTAGTAGCCTTGCAGGTTGGTCTCGGATTGGGTAACCCAATTCAACTGCACATAGTTATTGGCTGTAAGGGTAGCCGAAAAGGAAGACATCTCCACGGGGAGAGTTTCTTCGGTAATGCCAAAAGTGTTGGATTCACCGAATCCGGTGAGAGCAAAAATGCTGCCTGCGCATAAAAGCAGAAAGGCAGCCACAAGTAGTTTGTGTCTCATGTTTTTCTCCTTGTTTTTTGGAGTTATTTTGTTCGGACGCAGTCCAGGTGATATCATTGGTATCACCTATATACCAGCTTTTTCGACGTTGGGGCTGAGAGAAGAACCTGCCTGATCGACGGTGTCATTCACTACGGGTGCGGATGTGCCATAGCTGGACAGAGCCAGCAGCCCGGTAGCGAAGGCAAACAGGATGCCAATCAGCAGTGTTGTTTTCATTAGTTACTCCATTTCGCAGTTTTTTGTTATGCGATGATTTATTCACTGCAGCGACTATATTAGAATGCAAATATCTGTCAAGAACAAAATGGGGGGGGGTAAATCATTACTATACCGCGTATTACACGTTAGCGTTAGCGATGTTTTTGCATCACTGCAAATTCGAGCGTTTATTTTCAAAT contains:
- a CDS encoding T9SS type A sorting domain-containing protein; translation: MRHKLLVAAFLLLCAGSIFALTGFGESNTFGITEETLPVEMSSFSATLTANNYVQLNWVTQSETNLQGYYVYRCTAADLSSASIVSGLIQPTNTSSQQSYSFLDSEIYQSGQYYYWLYSMEMDGHGSFHGPASILVNLDGGNPDIPGIPLETGLRAIYPNPFNPSTTISYQIKTPEAVTLSIYNTRGQIVQTISRSHNTAGIYSVQFEGKDTHGNTLSSGVYHVVMTAGKHSSTQKIVLMK